The nucleotide window CGGTTGGCCTGCACGGACAGGTTGGTTTCCACCACCGAGTTCATCAGGTCTCGCAGGGATTCGGTCCACTCGGTGACGCGCAGGACGTGATCGTAGACGTCCTGGTAGTAGGGCGTGAGCGGCTCGGTCACCACAGGCCGTCCGGATCGCATGAGCGCGTTGACCACTTCGCGCATCGGCAGCACCACACGGCGCAGTCCCACCAGGGACTTCCGCAGCGCGTACAGGCGGCGCTGCACCGTCTGGATCTGCTTCCGCCCCTCCTCGAAGAGCAGTTCCTCCAGATTCTCGATGGCATCGTCCAGTCGCTGGACGGCCGTGAAGTGCCCGTCGACGAGGTGGTCCAGCAAGCCGTGCAGCAGGAAGCCCACCCCGTGCCCAGCCAGCTCCGGGGCCTGGTCCCACCGCGCGATCACGTCGTCCACGACCAGCCCGTCGTCCTTGCGAACCGTGATCAGTGCCTGGCTGGTCAGGAACACCGCGACTTCACTCACCAGGAGCTCCGCGCTGTCCGCGGCGACGGTGACGGCGTAGGCGCTGAGAAAGTCGTGCGTGCGATAACGGTCCAGCTTGGGGCGCTGGCCCTCGTGCAGGGCGTCCTCCACGGCCAGCTCATGGAGCCCGAACTCCTCCCTGACCATGGCGAAGTCGGCCGGTCCCGGCCGGTGAAGATCCAGCCACACCACCGACCCGGGGTCGGCGAGGTGCGCGGAGATCTCCTGGACCGGAAAGTCCTCGGCGACCAGGGAGCCGTTGCGGTACAACCGGGTACG belongs to Streptantibioticus cattleyicolor NRRL 8057 = DSM 46488 and includes:
- a CDS encoding magnesium transporter CorA family protein is translated as MARTRLYRNGSLVAEDFPVQEISAHLADPGSVVWLDLHRPGPADFAMVREEFGLHELAVEDALHEGQRPKLDRYRTHDFLSAYAVTVAADSAELLVSEVAVFLTSQALITVRKDDGLVVDDVIARWDQAPELAGHGVGFLLHGLLDHLVDGHFTAVQRLDDAIENLEELLFEEGRKQIQTVQRRLYALRKSLVGLRRVVLPMREVVNALMRSGRPVVTEPLTPYYQDVYDHVLRVTEWTESLRDLMNSVVETNLSVQANRVNVIMKKVTSWAAIIAVPTAITGFYGQNLPYPGFARQWGFILSTALIVVLSVLLYVVFKHKDWI